One Calditrichia bacterium DNA window includes the following coding sequences:
- a CDS encoding sodium-dependent transporter codes for MAGQRGEFGSKLGFVLAAAGSAVGLGNIWKFPFEVGRGGGAAFVLVYLMFCFVLCFPVMVTEIAIGRKTNRNPVGAFIELGHKKWSLVGKLGLFCGVLILSFYNVVAGWAFGYFLEMVQGNFAIGDHFGEFVSDWSTVGLYGLLFMIATATIVSGGVKGGIERASKILMPTLLIIILFLAGYAFTLPNAMAGVEFYLLPDFSKLDGNVIYGALGQAFFSLSLGMGALITYGSYVSKRENVISSAAMITLTDVGIAFIAGLMMFPFVFSQGIEPTGGAGLIFITLPGIFQSLGPSLGIFIGSLFFMLLSFAALTSTVSLLEVPVSYLVDEHKLPRKTAVWGTAGFIFIIGIPSLLANGASDFFTNFMFIPGDNVAGYDGYTDFMTIIGYIANDTLLPLGGLLISSFAAYVWKKENLNEEIKIGYSGYSGSFVESFVNFAITYLCPVILGLVFVFTLLDRFVGIHLVG; via the coding sequence ATGGCAGGACAACGCGGTGAATTCGGATCGAAATTAGGTTTTGTTTTGGCAGCTGCCGGCTCAGCGGTTGGATTGGGAAATATTTGGAAATTTCCATTTGAAGTGGGTCGTGGCGGTGGTGCTGCATTTGTGCTGGTTTACCTGATGTTCTGTTTTGTGCTCTGTTTTCCAGTGATGGTTACCGAAATTGCCATCGGACGCAAAACCAACCGTAACCCAGTTGGCGCATTTATCGAGCTCGGGCACAAAAAATGGAGTCTGGTTGGCAAGTTGGGTTTGTTCTGCGGTGTGCTGATTCTGTCCTTTTACAACGTTGTGGCAGGCTGGGCGTTCGGCTATTTTCTGGAAATGGTTCAAGGCAACTTTGCTATCGGCGATCATTTTGGCGAATTTGTCTCCGATTGGTCTACTGTCGGGTTGTATGGATTGCTGTTTATGATTGCAACGGCCACAATCGTTTCCGGTGGTGTGAAAGGCGGCATCGAACGTGCATCCAAAATCCTGATGCCAACGCTGTTGATTATCATCCTGTTTTTGGCAGGATATGCATTCACTTTACCAAATGCAATGGCAGGTGTTGAATTTTATTTGCTCCCCGATTTTTCAAAATTAGATGGCAACGTGATTTACGGCGCACTCGGACAGGCGTTTTTCTCGCTGTCGCTGGGAATGGGCGCGTTAATTACCTACGGCAGTTACGTTTCCAAACGTGAAAATGTGATCAGCTCCGCCGCAATGATTACGCTGACAGATGTCGGCATCGCATTCATTGCCGGTTTAATGATGTTTCCGTTTGTGTTTTCGCAAGGCATCGAACCCACCGGCGGCGCCGGACTCATTTTCATCACGTTACCGGGAATTTTTCAATCACTCGGGCCGTCGCTCGGCATTTTCATTGGATCGTTATTTTTTATGCTGCTCTCTTTTGCAGCACTCACATCCACAGTTTCGCTGCTGGAAGTGCCGGTTTCCTATCTCGTTGATGAACACAAATTGCCCCGGAAAACCGCCGTTTGGGGAACAGCCGGATTCATTTTCATCATTGGCATTCCATCGTTGTTGGCCAACGGCGCCAGCGATTTTTTCACAAATTTTATGTTTATCCCGGGTGATAATGTGGCAGGTTATGACGGCTACACCGATTTTATGACGATCATTGGCTATATCGCCAACGATACATTGTTGCCGCTCGGCGGATTGCTGATCAGCAGTTTTGCAGCTTACGTCTGGAAAAAGGAAAACCTCAACGAGGAAATCAAAATCGGTTACAGCGGCTACAGCGGATCGTTTGTCGAATCATTTGTCAACTTTGCGATCACTTATTTGTGCCCGGTAATTCTTGGATTGGTTTTTGTTTTTACACTGCTGGATCGTTTTGTTGGTATACATTTGGTTGGCTAA
- a CDS encoding acyl-CoA thioesterase, giving the protein MSKKSSIAPKHSEIVSSWEIVFPNDTNPHGTMFGGKVMAIMDKIAAIAAGRYAERAVVTVSTEGIIFKRPIRVGDRLNILARVVWVGTSSMVVKVDVYAETPLTYERTHCTTARFNFVALDENSKPTAAPPLLLENDEEKREYELAEFVIKQALDRKRKIEENERGK; this is encoded by the coding sequence ATGTCGAAAAAAAGTTCAATTGCACCTAAACATTCGGAAATTGTCAGCAGTTGGGAAATCGTTTTTCCCAACGATACCAACCCGCACGGCACCATGTTTGGCGGTAAAGTGATGGCAATTATGGACAAAATTGCCGCCATCGCCGCCGGCAGATATGCCGAACGCGCAGTCGTTACGGTATCAACCGAAGGCATCATTTTCAAACGCCCGATCAGGGTCGGCGACCGGTTGAATATTTTGGCACGGGTGGTTTGGGTCGGCACATCCTCGATGGTTGTAAAAGTGGATGTTTACGCCGAAACACCACTCACTTATGAACGCACCCATTGCACAACCGCGCGTTTCAACTTTGTTGCGTTGGATGAAAACTCAAAACCGACCGCAGCACCGCCGCTACTGCTGGAAAATGACGAAGAAAAAAGAGAGTACGAATTGGCGGAATTTGTCATCAAACAGGCGTTGGATCGCAAACGTAAAATCGAGGAAAATGAGCGGGGGAAATAA
- a CDS encoding type I polyketide synthase, with the protein MAAREGLAIVAIAGKIFGNTSIEAYWNRLIGRFAHSEPNKSYFWHTNTPHIPSQQSTSVPFRNLLNQQDIFAPGNGDLKTLWEALERAGYTGKRPAGRIAVFGKLETAVQPLLQEKLFAIRPAQFVPSTAQTPQISELLESFPAELRSIALASWYLENNFCDIAIAGDAPALVLKKYDVAKANDDTILAVISALGIRTGESAITISESQNATHSSEKRLAEFSHNLPEQSLVYVEMPKSGDLLHRSWQNRRANSAELPLWEDLPVHTQIKNKDAESTNYVAQLTKLVLTVHQRMVPPGIWIREMNPLINSDIEKFRDNPEPRAWLGLGCERRGGAVFAVGDCTLQLEITEHSPEPAGTPRPWQLMTFSGETPEELQRQMTTFQAFFRDHQHLELADIAFSLQTGRPFSRYRAAILAQDTGECAAILSEKQSGKRMSGAVAKNATETAFLFPGHGSAYLAMAQELYESEPFFAERMDEYAKIIADQTGTDICDMLFPNPADFENAFAKFNSFENYQPALLAVELALAELWRCWGVKPKVLIGHDLGELSAAVVGGVFSAKNALTLAIIRGKIFDRAKKGVIISAGISESAAADFLEKGCEIAAIHSDRLISFICTKTVGKQLCRKLKHANIWHKQLPGEYPVVGSISPKQLQQLQAVLEKMQLRAPKIPIISAVSGNELSHAEATNPAYWVTQTVAVVQFSRAIKQLADRQIYSTLEVGPGHTLGAFAKQSDLDIATFASLESLLERCGDTLCVLRTLAKLWINGAAIDWDNYYEGESRRRLHLPVVQPDWLNALSQHLRDSSIL; encoded by the coding sequence ATGGCCGCCAGGGAAGGATTAGCCATCGTTGCCATCGCCGGAAAAATTTTCGGCAATACGTCAATAGAAGCTTATTGGAATCGTTTGATTGGACGGTTTGCTCACAGCGAACCGAACAAGTCTTATTTTTGGCATACCAACACGCCGCATATCCCATCACAGCAATCGACATCCGTTCCGTTTCGCAATTTATTGAATCAACAGGATATTTTTGCTCCCGGAAATGGTGATTTGAAAACCCTTTGGGAAGCGCTGGAACGCGCCGGTTATACCGGAAAACGCCCGGCAGGTCGGATCGCTGTTTTTGGTAAACTGGAAACGGCTGTGCAGCCGTTGTTGCAGGAAAAATTATTTGCCATTCGTCCGGCGCAATTTGTGCCGTCCACTGCGCAAACGCCGCAAATATCTGAATTGCTGGAATCGTTCCCGGCGGAATTGCGTTCGATTGCGCTGGCGAGCTGGTATCTGGAAAATAATTTTTGCGATATCGCTATTGCTGGCGATGCACCGGCGCTGGTGCTCAAAAAATACGACGTCGCAAAAGCAAATGACGATACGATTTTGGCTGTAATTTCGGCGCTCGGCATTCGGACGGGTGAATCCGCAATTACCATTTCGGAATCGCAAAATGCCACCCACAGCTCAGAAAAACGGTTGGCAGAATTCAGTCATAATTTACCGGAACAATCGCTGGTATATGTGGAAATGCCGAAATCAGGTGATTTACTGCATCGCAGTTGGCAAAATCGGCGGGCAAATTCTGCCGAATTACCACTTTGGGAAGATTTGCCGGTGCATACACAAATCAAAAATAAAGATGCAGAATCCACAAATTATGTTGCGCAATTGACCAAATTGGTGCTCACAGTGCATCAGCGAATGGTCCCGCCGGGCATCTGGATTCGCGAAATGAATCCTCTGATTAATTCTGATATTGAAAAATTCCGGGACAATCCGGAACCGCGCGCATGGCTTGGTCTCGGTTGCGAGCGTCGGGGTGGCGCTGTTTTTGCCGTCGGCGATTGCACGTTGCAACTGGAAATTACCGAGCATTCGCCCGAGCCTGCCGGAACACCGCGTCCGTGGCAACTGATGACATTTAGTGGCGAAACGCCGGAAGAATTGCAGCGCCAAATGACCACGTTTCAGGCTTTTTTTCGTGATCATCAACATCTTGAATTGGCGGATATCGCGTTTTCGCTGCAAACCGGACGTCCGTTTTCGAGATATCGTGCCGCAATTTTGGCGCAAGATACCGGGGAATGCGCCGCTATCCTTTCGGAAAAACAATCCGGAAAACGGATGAGCGGAGCGGTTGCAAAAAATGCAACGGAAACCGCATTTTTATTTCCCGGACACGGCAGCGCATACCTTGCAATGGCGCAGGAATTATACGAAAGTGAGCCATTTTTCGCTGAACGAATGGATGAATACGCCAAAATAATTGCCGACCAAACCGGCACGGATATTTGCGATATGCTGTTTCCAAACCCGGCAGATTTTGAAAACGCGTTCGCTAAATTCAACTCGTTTGAAAATTATCAACCGGCGCTTTTGGCGGTTGAACTGGCGCTTGCGGAATTGTGGCGCTGTTGGGGTGTGAAGCCTAAGGTGTTGATTGGGCACGATTTGGGCGAACTTTCTGCCGCTGTAGTTGGTGGTGTATTCTCAGCCAAAAATGCGCTGACGCTGGCAATTATTCGCGGAAAAATTTTCGACCGGGCAAAAAAAGGTGTCATTATTTCCGCAGGTATCTCCGAATCTGCGGCGGCGGATTTTTTGGAAAAAGGCTGCGAAATCGCCGCAATTCATTCGGATCGACTGATCAGTTTTATCTGCACTAAAACAGTGGGCAAACAGCTTTGCCGCAAATTGAAGCATGCGAATATTTGGCACAAACAGCTGCCGGGCGAGTATCCGGTTGTTGGGTCAATTTCGCCAAAACAGTTGCAACAATTGCAGGCTGTTTTGGAAAAAATGCAATTGCGTGCGCCAAAAATCCCTATTATCTCAGCTGTTAGCGGTAACGAATTATCGCATGCGGAAGCAACAAATCCGGCATATTGGGTAACGCAAACGGTTGCGGTTGTGCAGTTTTCCCGCGCGATAAAACAATTGGCTGACCGGCAAATTTACAGCACGCTGGAAGTTGGTCCGGGGCACACATTGGGCGCATTTGCAAAACAAAGCGATTTGGATATCGCCACTTTTGCATCGCTGGAAAGCCTGCTGGAACGTTGCGGCGATACCCTTTGCGTTTTGCGAACGCTCGCAAAACTGTGGATAAACGGCGCGGCGATTGATTGGGATAATTATTACGAAGGTGAATCGCGCCGGCGGTTGCATTTGCCGGTTGTTCAACCGGATTGGCTGAATGCGCTGTCGCAACACTTACGTGATTCGTCAATTTTGTAG
- a CDS encoding 4'-phosphopantetheinyl transferase superfamily protein — translation MKIPTFELQNIELRLKYREVQIWQSSLEVSPLWYNKLAAYLSEDEQLRAKRFHFEEHRVRFTVSRGLLRLLIGKYLDVSPASIEFIYGRHGKPSLVVKPELPPLNFNISHSQNVAVFAFSRDTDLGVDVEFIKPNRELMRIARRFFSKHEFTVLQSLPKSEQLNGFYNCWTRKEAFIKAVGDGLAMPLDSFSVTLKPSEPAQLLWMQGETDEVGSWTLKSWQPWENFAAAIAIRHPETRIEIMNIQQDSSGGGNWS, via the coding sequence ATGAAAATACCAACATTCGAATTACAAAATATTGAACTGCGGCTGAAATATCGCGAAGTGCAGATTTGGCAAAGCTCGCTGGAAGTATCGCCGTTGTGGTATAATAAATTGGCCGCATATTTGTCGGAGGACGAGCAATTGCGCGCCAAACGTTTCCATTTTGAGGAGCACCGGGTGCGTTTTACCGTTTCTCGTGGGTTGTTGCGTTTGTTGATCGGCAAATATCTGGATGTTTCTCCAGCTTCAATAGAATTTATTTATGGGCGCCACGGCAAGCCGTCGCTGGTTGTGAAACCGGAATTGCCGCCGCTAAATTTTAATATTTCGCATTCGCAAAATGTGGCGGTTTTTGCGTTTTCCCGCGATACCGATTTGGGTGTGGATGTCGAATTCATAAAACCCAACCGGGAATTGATGCGAATCGCCCGACGGTTTTTCAGCAAACACGAATTTACAGTGTTACAATCGTTGCCAAAAAGCGAGCAATTGAACGGATTTTACAATTGTTGGACGCGAAAAGAAGCATTTATTAAAGCTGTTGGCGATGGGCTGGCAATGCCGCTCGATAGTTTCAGCGTAACGTTAAAACCGTCGGAACCCGCGCAATTGCTTTGGATGCAGGGCGAAACTGATGAGGTCGGCAGCTGGACGTTGAAATCCTGGCAACCGTGGGAAAATTTTGCGGCAGCAATCGCCATTCGCCATCCGGAAACCCGGATTGAAATTATGAATATTCAACAAGATTCCTCCGGCGGAGGAAATTGGTCATGA
- a CDS encoding ParA family protein, which translates to MGKIIAVANPKGGVGKTTTVINLAASLAIAEKTVLIIDCDPSGSISQGLGVPQYAIKHGIFDVFSGSAGFIEAIQQVEFFPQFDILPAGIREHEQEIRLMELAKNRVRMKRLLNGLMTSGRLNYDYILIDTPPSMDDLALGAMYAADSVLIPLQSGFYAINAAERLLGMIERIRKTTNPNLNIEGILLTFSEKGTRATNQALSAAEERFGNLMFDTQIPKNSALGYAAFARRPIALVDVTAPGAQAYLALAEEIIHKNRQIPVYRATTDSTAPQISYFAG; encoded by the coding sequence ATGGGTAAAATTATTGCTGTAGCCAATCCGAAAGGTGGCGTGGGTAAAACCACCACTGTCATCAATTTGGCAGCCAGTTTGGCGATTGCAGAAAAAACAGTTTTGATCATCGATTGCGACCCCTCCGGCTCGATCAGCCAGGGATTGGGTGTGCCGCAATATGCGATAAAACACGGTATATTTGATGTTTTCTCCGGTAGTGCTGGTTTTATCGAAGCGATTCAGCAGGTCGAATTTTTTCCGCAATTTGACATTTTACCCGCAGGCATTCGCGAACACGAACAGGAAATCCGGCTGATGGAATTAGCCAAAAACCGGGTGCGAATGAAAAGGTTGTTAAACGGATTGATGACCAGCGGCCGGTTAAATTACGACTATATTTTAATTGACACACCGCCATCGATGGACGATTTGGCGTTGGGCGCAATGTATGCGGCAGATTCCGTGCTGATTCCGTTGCAAAGCGGATTTTACGCCATCAACGCTGCCGAACGGCTGCTGGGCATGATTGAGCGCATCCGCAAAACCACCAACCCAAATTTAAACATCGAAGGCATTTTGCTCACCTTCTCCGAAAAAGGGACACGCGCAACCAACCAGGCGCTTTCCGCCGCCGAAGAACGGTTTGGCAACCTGATGTTCGACACGCAAATACCTAAAAATTCTGCACTTGGCTATGCCGCTTTCGCACGCCGCCCGATCGCTTTGGTTGATGTTACAGCGCCGGGCGCCCAGGCTTATCTTGCGCTTGCCGAAGAAATTATCCACAAAAACCGGCAAATTCCGGTTTACCGGGCAACAACCGATTCAACAGCACCGCAGATTTCCTACTTCGCGGGATAA
- a CDS encoding peptidylprolyl isomerase: protein MKKMWVFAILIALLAGSCSDKEKVERLENERKTLAQENERLKTDLQKLQKDYTKLNFLTQKLDGIKARIVTDMGDIEVKFFPEKAPLHVFTFVSRAEAGFYNGTQFHRVMPNFMIQAGDPNSKDDNPNDDGIGGPIAMLPHEFNDIKHVPGILSTARVPDISAGAGSQFFIMHGTNFNLDGQYTAFGEVTKGMDVVNEIATVRTMQRPPNHPVKPIRIRRIEVYK, encoded by the coding sequence ATGAAAAAAATGTGGGTATTTGCCATTTTAATTGCACTTTTGGCGGGAAGTTGCAGCGACAAAGAAAAGGTTGAGCGGCTCGAAAACGAACGAAAAACATTGGCGCAGGAAAATGAACGGTTGAAAACCGATCTGCAAAAACTGCAGAAAGATTACACCAAACTCAATTTTTTAACCCAAAAACTCGATGGCATCAAAGCCCGAATCGTTACTGATATGGGTGATATCGAAGTGAAATTTTTCCCGGAAAAAGCGCCGTTGCATGTGTTCACATTTGTTTCCCGGGCGGAAGCGGGTTTTTACAACGGCACCCAATTTCACCGGGTAATGCCTAATTTTATGATTCAGGCCGGCGATCCCAATTCCAAAGATGACAATCCCAATGACGACGGTATTGGTGGTCCGATTGCCATGTTACCGCACGAATTTAACGATATCAAACATGTGCCGGGCATTTTATCCACCGCACGCGTGCCCGATATTTCCGCCGGGGCAGGCTCGCAATTTTTTATCATGCATGGCACAAATTTCAATTTGGACGGGCAATACACCGCATTCGGAGAAGTGACCAAAGGGATGGACGTGGTTAACGAAATTGCCACCGTTCGAACCATGCAACGACCGCCGAACCATCCGGTGAAACCGATTCGCATTCGCAGAATCGAAGTTTATAAATGA
- the recQ gene encoding DNA helicase RecQ, producing MIKKAKHILKKQFGYDEFRPLQAEVIESILSRKDTLVVMPTGGGKSLCYQIPALLFDGLTIVVSPLISLMKDQVDQLRENGVAAVVLNSSLSPQAYAENVQKIISKTAKLLYIAPESLVKRDVQELLQSVSLDCFTIDEAHCISEWGHDFRPEYRQLATVRRQFPDAVCVALTATATPQVQQDICNSLNFRQENVFIASFNRENLFLQVVKKEQPRQQLLEFLKKFDNQSGIIYCATRNTVEDLAETLKANGLNAMPYHAGLGDLERHSAQEAFIRDDVQIIVATIAFGMGINKSNVRFVVHYDLPKSIESYYQEIGRAGRDGLRADCLLLFGYGDIRKIRFFIDQKEDPQQHRNALQHLEAMIQFAEHQLCRRHPLIRYFGEHFPDENCSMCDNCTMERSVPQTDVTTAAQKFFSCVYRTGQMFGAAHIIDVLRGSNSEKIIQRNHQNLSTYGIGMEHSKKQWLHLSRQFVQQGFLTKDITYGSLKLTQRAVDAMKGEQKVFAEIEAETITYSKGKERLAADYDGVLFERMRDKRKQLADKQGVPPYVIFSDKTLVELAANMPENSSEMLSIHGIGEVKMQRYGKVFLELILKRLSELRREK from the coding sequence ATGATTAAAAAAGCGAAACATATCCTCAAAAAGCAATTTGGTTACGATGAATTTCGTCCGTTGCAAGCGGAGGTAATTGAAAGCATCCTTTCCCGGAAGGATACGCTGGTGGTAATGCCCACCGGCGGCGGAAAATCGCTGTGTTATCAAATTCCCGCGCTATTATTCGACGGATTGACGATCGTCGTTTCCCCGCTCATTTCGCTGATGAAAGATCAGGTGGACCAGTTGCGGGAAAATGGCGTGGCAGCCGTGGTGTTGAACAGTTCGCTTTCGCCGCAGGCGTATGCGGAAAATGTGCAGAAGATTATCTCCAAAACGGCAAAATTGCTGTATATCGCGCCGGAATCACTGGTGAAACGCGATGTGCAGGAGCTGCTCCAATCGGTTTCGCTGGATTGTTTCACCATCGACGAAGCACATTGCATTTCCGAGTGGGGACACGATTTTCGCCCGGAATATCGCCAGTTGGCAACGGTTCGCCGGCAATTTCCCGATGCGGTTTGTGTGGCGCTCACTGCGACAGCCACGCCGCAGGTGCAGCAGGATATTTGCAATTCGCTAAATTTCCGGCAGGAAAATGTGTTTATCGCCAGCTTCAACCGCGAAAATCTGTTTTTGCAAGTGGTCAAAAAGGAGCAGCCGCGCCAGCAACTTTTGGAATTTCTCAAAAAATTTGATAATCAATCCGGGATCATTTATTGCGCTACCCGCAACACAGTTGAGGATTTGGCAGAAACGTTGAAAGCAAACGGGCTGAATGCAATGCCCTATCACGCCGGATTAGGTGATTTGGAGCGCCACAGCGCGCAGGAAGCGTTCATTCGCGATGATGTGCAAATCATCGTGGCAACCATCGCATTCGGGATGGGCATCAACAAATCGAACGTGCGGTTCGTGGTGCATTACGATCTGCCGAAAAGCATTGAAAGCTACTATCAGGAGATCGGGCGTGCCGGACGCGACGGGCTTCGCGCAGATTGTTTGCTGCTGTTCGGCTACGGCGATATTCGCAAAATCCGCTTTTTTATTGATCAAAAAGAAGATCCGCAGCAGCACCGCAACGCTTTGCAACATTTGGAAGCGATGATCCAGTTTGCCGAGCACCAGCTTTGCCGGCGGCACCCGCTGATTCGCTATTTCGGCGAACATTTTCCCGACGAAAACTGCAGCATGTGCGACAATTGCACGATGGAACGCAGCGTTCCCCAAACCGATGTGACCACCGCAGCACAGAAATTTTTCTCATGTGTCTATCGAACCGGACAAATGTTTGGTGCGGCACACATCATCGATGTATTGCGCGGCTCCAATTCTGAAAAAATTATTCAGCGAAATCACCAAAATTTAAGCACTTACGGCATCGGAATGGAGCATTCCAAAAAGCAGTGGCTGCACCTTTCCCGGCAATTTGTGCAGCAGGGATTTTTGACCAAAGATATCACATACGGCAGCCTGAAACTGACCCAACGGGCAGTGGATGCGATGAAAGGCGAGCAAAAAGTTTTTGCGGAAATTGAAGCAGAAACAATCACTTACAGCAAAGGAAAAGAGCGACTGGCAGCCGATTACGACGGTGTGTTGTTCGAGCGGATGCGCGACAAACGCAAACAACTTGCGGACAAACAGGGCGTGCCGCCATACGTAATTTTTTCCGATAAAACGCTGGTGGAACTGGCGGCAAATATGCCGGAAAACAGCAGCGAGATGCTGTCCATTCACGGCATCGGCGAAGTGAAAATGCAGCGATACGGCAAAGTTTTTTTGGAATTGATTCTCAAACGACTGAGCGAATTGCGGCGGGAAAAATGA
- the asnS gene encoding asparagine--tRNA ligase, whose translation MAYSKIKEIWRKPEDFIGKSVKIAGWVRTLRASKNFGFIEVNDGSFFKNLQVVFDEKLDNFEAISKFTIASSIEVEGTIVESAGAKQPFELHAERISLIGHSENDYPLQKKRHSFEYLRTIAHLRPRTNTFLSVFRVRSLLAHAIHTFFQDRNFVYVHTPIITASDAEGAGQMFRVSTLDAANPPRKPDGSIDFEEDFFSRQAHLTVSGQLNVETYCMAFRDVYTFGPTFRAENSNTARHASEFWMIEPEIAFADINDNMDLAEQMIKFIFNYVIEKAPEEMEFFNQWIDKGLLARLDNVINSEFKRITYTEAVEQLQKSGQKFEFPVEWGKDLQSEHERYLTEQVYKKPVFVVNYPKGIKAFYMRQNDDGKTVAAMDLLVPGVGEIIGGSQREERYDKLVARIDELGLEKDDYWWYLDLRKYGTAPHAGYGLGFARAIMYATGMENIRDVVPFPRTPRNADF comes from the coding sequence ATGGCATATTCAAAAATTAAAGAAATCTGGCGTAAACCGGAAGATTTTATCGGCAAATCTGTGAAAATCGCCGGTTGGGTGCGCACTTTACGGGCATCCAAAAACTTTGGTTTTATTGAAGTTAACGATGGCAGTTTTTTCAAAAACCTGCAGGTTGTGTTCGATGAAAAACTGGATAACTTTGAAGCGATCAGCAAATTTACGATTGCATCTTCCATCGAAGTTGAGGGCACGATTGTGGAATCTGCCGGTGCCAAACAACCGTTCGAATTGCACGCGGAGCGGATCAGCCTGATCGGACATTCCGAAAACGACTATCCCCTTCAGAAAAAGCGCCACTCGTTTGAATATTTGCGAACAATCGCTCATTTGCGCCCGCGAACGAATACATTTTTATCCGTGTTCCGGGTGCGCTCTTTGCTGGCACATGCGATCCACACATTTTTTCAGGATCGTAATTTTGTGTATGTGCACACGCCCATCATCACCGCCAGTGATGCGGAAGGCGCCGGACAAATGTTTCGCGTCAGCACACTGGATGCGGCAAATCCGCCCCGCAAACCGGACGGCAGCATCGATTTTGAGGAAGATTTTTTCTCCCGCCAGGCGCACCTCACCGTCAGCGGTCAGTTGAACGTGGAAACGTATTGCATGGCGTTTCGCGATGTCTATACTTTTGGACCCACATTTCGCGCGGAAAATTCCAACACTGCCCGCCACGCCTCGGAATTTTGGATGATCGAGCCGGAAATTGCCTTTGCGGATATCAACGACAATATGGATTTAGCCGAACAGATGATCAAATTTATATTTAATTACGTGATCGAAAAAGCGCCGGAGGAAATGGAATTTTTCAATCAATGGATAGATAAAGGATTGCTGGCGCGATTGGATAATGTGATCAACTCCGAATTCAAACGAATTACCTACACCGAAGCCGTTGAGCAACTCCAAAAATCCGGACAAAAATTTGAATTTCCGGTTGAATGGGGGAAAGATTTGCAGTCCGAGCACGAACGTTATCTCACGGAGCAAGTCTATAAAAAACCGGTATTTGTGGTGAATTATCCCAAAGGAATCAAAGCGTTTTACATGCGCCAGAACGATGACGGCAAAACTGTTGCCGCAATGGATTTGCTGGTTCCGGGCGTTGGCGAAATCATCGGTGGCAGCCAGCGCGAGGAGCGCTATGATAAGCTCGTCGCCCGCATTGATGAACTGGGATTGGAAAAAGATGATTATTGGTGGTACCTGGATTTGCGCAAATACGGCACTGCCCCGCACGCCGGATACGGTTTGGGTTTTGCCCGGGCAATCATGTATGCCACCGGGATGGAAAATATCCGAGATGTTGTGCCGTTTCCGCGCACGCCGCGAAATGCGGATTTTTAA
- a CDS encoding VOC family protein, which yields MSAKRQHVVSWFEIPASDLHRAKAFYQTIFEIEMVDFELPNGLKMALFPTGENSVGGAICQHKDFYFPGNKGPVVYLNANPDLQMVLSKIESAGGKVLVPKTQISPENGFMAVFEDCEGNRMALHSVS from the coding sequence ATGTCTGCTAAACGACAACATGTTGTAAGTTGGTTTGAAATTCCTGCCTCCGATTTACATCGGGCAAAAGCTTTTTATCAGACGATTTTCGAGATCGAAATGGTCGATTTTGAGCTGCCGAACGGGTTGAAAATGGCACTGTTCCCTACCGGCGAAAATAGTGTGGGCGGCGCAATTTGCCAGCATAAAGATTTTTATTTTCCGGGAAATAAGGGTCCGGTGGTCTATTTGAACGCAAATCCCGATTTGCAAATGGTGCTGTCCAAAATAGAATCTGCCGGCGGAAAAGTGTTGGTTCCCAAAACCCAAATTTCTCCGGAAAACGGATTTATGGCAGTTTTTGAAGATTGCGAAGGCAACCGGATGGCGCTGCATTCTGTCTCATAA